A single Argentina anserina chromosome 7, drPotAnse1.1, whole genome shotgun sequence DNA region contains:
- the LOC126803345 gene encoding disease resistance-like protein DSC1 isoform X2, which produces MAGTSSSSGGSRKYQVFINFRGADTRRCFVCHLYNALDQNGLETFIDSEDLQKGDSLSELLKAVKDSKISIVVFSKDYASSTWCLKELVQILECMDQQRQIVVPIFYDVDPSDGRELKGRFAEALAKHESDPKFDNDEVKSWKSGLTKATSLSGWVSKNYEDDHKLIKSIVDDILEKLNRISPSKTDGLIGMDFHMNKIDSLWKQGKDDCGVVGIWGMGGLGKSTIARAVYGKIGAQFTHKCFLDNVKEGFLTKNSELQLVEELLCKALNRKDRGNSIESLNMMRESLRRKKVLLVLDDVDDVDQIVTLIGISPSDSFSGGSRIIITTRDKKLLAGFMIYQPELFNPEEALELFCRYAFRTVKFSERYGAISIRAVKYAHGLPLALTVLGALLDNRTEQEWEKELKKIDKIPITSLDSKIGRVLWASYDGLHELEKNIFLDVACFFRGEPIEMVTYFLESSEFFPDIGLKVLVEKSLLTVSDGVLNMHDLIQEMGRNIVRKESIEEPEGRSRLWYHEDVVEVLAQNTGTSAVEGIILDLSKINDELFVNTEAFVGMKRLRMLQIGVRKNLYEYDRSTSDGECKQHSLQNLVIVDLSNSKDLIRTPDFSQAKKLKTLRLKGCTSLFEVDPSLSAVGSLVMLDLSGCSNLVRFPSISGNMKELKYLFLNSTAITEIPSSINDLPALYEFLLCDCSELISLPSIIHMKSVGALLLNGCSKLEKFPEISGVMRSLWELKLDGSAIKQLPSSINHLTLLFKLSMRNCTSLVCLPEEICNVEFLDLTGCSKVEKLPENLGNSMSNLCDIDDGRFNLVLDGSAIKQLPFSILRIYKVSCKGCKEMSAPFSSWPTWNHQTSSDNVLYRFDLSDCNLLELSDAIAHLSSLKDLNLSGNDKLESLPATMSRLGCLKELRLEGCKRLKSIPELSPSIKFIYANNCTSLVTVSTPQLPCAKACGLFQFFNCSKLVNTNQFIEIVESVIDNQESLEVNDHEYGYHCMYLPGSDIPDWFDHQSRGSSVTVQLPPDGFTNKFQGLAICAIINLRDAGNREILESALCCAILKTTVGQTRFYFRLFPEPHHSLETDTPLESDHMFLGCYHSSIYIDSGGTDATFKIVTTSDPRVGHSDYFIPGDSMTWEDCMWITSCGVRLFFGSKAPSSLPICNLENRDT; this is translated from the exons ATGGCTGGTACTTCCTCATCGTCTGGAGGCAGTCGTAAGTACCAAGTTTTCATCAACTTCCGAGGTGCAGATACTCGTAGGTGTTTCGTCTGCCATCTTTACAACGCTTTGGACCAGAACGGACTTGAAACCTTCATAGACTCCGAAGATCTTCAAAAAGGCGATAGCCTCTCCGAGCTACTCAAAGCCGTCAAGGACTCAAAGATTTCGATTGTAGTTTTTTCAAAAGACTATGCCTCTTCTACATGGTGCCTAAAAGAACTTGTTCAGATCCTGGAGTGCATGGATCAGCAGAGGCAGATTGTGGTGCCCATTTTCTATGACGTAGATCCCTCCGATGGTCGTGAACTGAAGGGTAGATTTGCAGAAGCTTTGGCCAAACATGAAAGCGATCCCAAATTCGACAACGATGAGGTGAAGAGCTGGAAATCCGGTTTAACCAAAGCCACCAGTTTATCTGGCTGGGTCTCAAAAAATTATGA GGATGATCACAAGCTTATTAAAAGCATTGTAGATGACATCTTAGAGAAGTTGAACCGCATCTCACCAAGTAAAACCGATGGCTTGATTGGAATGGATTTTCACATGAATAAAATTGATTCACTATGGAAGCAGGGGAAGGATGACTGTGGTGTTGTTGGAATTTGGGGTATGGGCGGCCTCGGCAAGTCAACCATAGCAAGAGCTGTTTATGGCAAAATCGGTGCTCAATTTACACACAAGTGCTTTCTTGATAATGTGAAGGAGGGCTTCCTCACAAAGAACAGTGAATTACAATTGGTTGAAGAACTTCTATGTAAAGCTTTGAACAGAAAAGATCGTGGCAATTCAATTGAAAGCCTGAATATGATGAGAGAAAGTCTACGTAGGAAAAAagttcttcttgttcttgatgATGTGGACGATGTGGACCAAATTGTAACCTTGATCGGAATCAGCCCTTCGGATTCATTTAGTGGTGGGAGTAGAATCATTATAACAACTAGAGATAAAAAATTACTAGCCGGGTTTATGATCTACCAGCCAGAGCTGTTCAATCCTGAAGAAGCACTTGAACTCTTTTGCCGGTATGCTTTCAGAACAGTCAAATTTTCTGAGAGGTATGGTGCAATCTCAATACGTGCCGTAAAATATGCCCACGGCCTGCCTCTAGCACTCACAGTCTTGGGAGCTTTGCTTGATAACAGAACCGAACAAGAGTGGGAAAAAGAGTTGAAGAAGATAGACAAAATCCCAATCACATCTCTTGATAGTAAGATTGGGCGTGTGCTTTGGGCAAGCTATGATGGATTACATGAACTGGAGAagaacatatttttagatgtTGCATGTTTCTTTAGAGGAGAGCCCATAGAAATGGTAACATACTTTCTTGAAAGTAGTGAATTCTTCCCCGATATTGGACTTAAAGTGCTGGTGGAGAAATCTCTTCTGACTGTCTCTGATGGTGTTCTAAATATGCATGACTTAATACAAGAAATGGGTAGAAATATCGTCCGCAAAGAATCAATTGAAGAACCAGAGGGACGAAGTAGGTTATGGTATCATGAAGATGTTGTTGAAGTGTTGGCACAAAATACA GGAACATCAGCTGTTGAAGGCATAATCTTAGACTTATCAAAGATCAATGATGAGTTATTCGTGAATACTGAAGCTTTTGTTGGCATGAAGAGACTAAGAATGCTCCAAATTGGCGTAAGAAAGAATTTGTACGAGTATGACAGAAGTACATCTGATGGAGAATGCAAACAACAC TCTTTGcaaaatttggtaatcgtGGATTTAAGCAACTCAAAGGATCTAATCAGAACCCCCGACTTCAGCCAGGCAAAAAAGCTTAAGACGCTGAGACTTAAAGGATGTACGAGTTTATTTGAGGTTGACCCATCCCTGTCAGCAGTTGGAAGCCTTGTTATGTTGGACCTATCTGGCTGCTCAAATCTTGTGAGGTTTCCAAGCATATCGGGAAATATGAAGGAGCTAAAATATCTCTTCTTAAATTCAACGGCAATTACAGAAATACCCTCATCCATTAATGATCTTCCGGCACTTTATGAATTCCTACTTTGTGATTGCAGTGAACTTATCAGTCTTCCAAGCATTATCCACATGAAATCTGTCGGAGCACTTCTTCTAAATGGCTGCTCAAAACTTGAGAAGTTTCCTGAGATTTCGGGAGTAATGAGGTCTCTTTGGGAGCTTAAATTAGACGGGTCTGCAATTAAACAACTACCCTCATCTATTAATCATCTCACTCTGCTTTTTAAGCTGAGTATGAGAAACTGCACAAGCCTCGTCTGTCTTCCAGAAGAAATCTGCAATGTCGAATTTCTCGATCTTACTGGGTGCTCAAAGGTGGAAAAGCTGCCCGAGAATCTAGGGAATTCAATGTCGAACCTGTGCGACATCGACGACGGCCGGTTCAACCTTGTCCTGGATGGAAGTGCTATAAAACAACTTCCATTCAGTATCTTGCGCATATACAAAGTATCATGTaaaggatgtaaagaaatGAGTGCGCCCTTTTCCTCATGGCCAACATGGAACCACCAGACTTCTAGCGACAATGTTCTGTATCGGTTTGATTTAAGTGACTGTAATCTTCTGGAATTATCTGACGCCATCGCTCATTTATCTTCATTGAAGGATTTGAATTTATCCGGAAACGACAAGTTGGAAAGTTTACCTGCAACAATGAGTCGCCTGGGTTGTTTGAAAGAGCTCAGGCTGGAAGGTTGCAAGAGATTGAAATCAATACCAGAGCTTTCACCCAGTATCAAATTCATATATGCCAATAACTGCACATCTTTGGTGACAGTTTCTACACCACAGCTTCCGTGTGCTAAAGCCTGCGGtctctttcaattttttaattgCTCCAAGCTGGTGAATACCAATCAATTTATAGAGATTGTGGAAAGTGTTATTGATAATCAG GAATCCTTGGAGGTTAATGATCACGAGTATGGTTATCACTGTATGTATCTTCCTGGAAGTGATATTCCAGATTGGTTCGACCATCAGAGCAGAGGGTCTTCCGTAACTGTGCAGCTACCACCCGATGGGTTTACAAACAAATTTCAGGGGTTGGCTATATGCGCCATCATTAACTTGCGGGATGCTGGAAATAGAGAAATTCTTGAATCTGCTTTATGTTGTGCTATCTTGAAAACAACTGTTGGTCAGACGAGATTCTATTTTCGTTTGTTCCCTGAGCCACATCACAGTCTCGAAACAGACACGCCCCTTGAGTCCGATCATATGTTCCTGGGATGTTATCATTCTTCAATTTATATCGATTCAGGGGGCACCGACGCCACATTTAAAATCGTGACTACTAGTGATCCCAGAGTTGGGCACTCGGACTACTTCATCCCAGGTGATTCAATGACATGGGAAGATTGCATGTGGATCACAAGTTGTGGGGTTCGGTTATTCTTTGGATCAAAAGCGCCATCCTCTCTGCCCATTTGCAATTTGGAAAATAGAGACACATAG
- the LOC126803345 gene encoding disease resistance protein RUN1-like isoform X1, whose product MAGTSSSSGGSRKYQVFINFRGADTRRCFVCHLYNALDQNGLETFIDSEDLQKGDSLSELLKAVKDSKISIVVFSKDYASSTWCLKELVQILECMDQQRQIVVPIFYDVDPSDGRELKGRFAEALAKHESDPKFDNDEVKSWKSGLTKATSLSGWVSKNYEDDHKLIKSIVDDILEKLNRISPSKTDGLIGMDFHMNKIDSLWKQGKDDCGVVGIWGMGGLGKSTIARAVYGKIGAQFTHKCFLDNVKEGFLTKNSELQLVEELLCKALNRKDRGNSIESLNMMRESLRRKKVLLVLDDVDDVDQIVTLIGISPSDSFSGGSRIIITTRDKKLLAGFMIYQPELFNPEEALELFCRYAFRTVKFSERYGAISIRAVKYAHGLPLALTVLGALLDNRTEQEWEKELKKIDKIPITSLDSKIGRVLWASYDGLHELEKNIFLDVACFFRGEPIEMVTYFLESSEFFPDIGLKVLVEKSLLTVSDGVLNMHDLIQEMGRNIVRKESIEEPEGRSRLWYHEDVVEVLAQNTGTSAVEGIILDLSKINDELFVNTEAFVGMKRLRMLQIGVRKNLYEYDRSTSDGECKQHVSGDIKFLSKELRILIWRSCPLKFLPSNFSPKNIIVIDMQRSHIKQLWEGIKSLQNLVIVDLSNSKDLIRTPDFSQAKKLKTLRLKGCTSLFEVDPSLSAVGSLVMLDLSGCSNLVRFPSISGNMKELKYLFLNSTAITEIPSSINDLPALYEFLLCDCSELISLPSIIHMKSVGALLLNGCSKLEKFPEISGVMRSLWELKLDGSAIKQLPSSINHLTLLFKLSMRNCTSLVCLPEEICNVEFLDLTGCSKVEKLPENLGNSMSNLCDIDDGRFNLVLDGSAIKQLPFSILRIYKVSCKGCKEMSAPFSSWPTWNHQTSSDNVLYRFDLSDCNLLELSDAIAHLSSLKDLNLSGNDKLESLPATMSRLGCLKELRLEGCKRLKSIPELSPSIKFIYANNCTSLVTVSTPQLPCAKACGLFQFFNCSKLVNTNQFIEIVESVIDNQESLEVNDHEYGYHCMYLPGSDIPDWFDHQSRGSSVTVQLPPDGFTNKFQGLAICAIINLRDAGNREILESALCCAILKTTVGQTRFYFRLFPEPHHSLETDTPLESDHMFLGCYHSSIYIDSGGTDATFKIVTTSDPRVGHSDYFIPGDSMTWEDCMWITSCGVRLFFGSKAPSSLPICNLENRDT is encoded by the exons ATGGCTGGTACTTCCTCATCGTCTGGAGGCAGTCGTAAGTACCAAGTTTTCATCAACTTCCGAGGTGCAGATACTCGTAGGTGTTTCGTCTGCCATCTTTACAACGCTTTGGACCAGAACGGACTTGAAACCTTCATAGACTCCGAAGATCTTCAAAAAGGCGATAGCCTCTCCGAGCTACTCAAAGCCGTCAAGGACTCAAAGATTTCGATTGTAGTTTTTTCAAAAGACTATGCCTCTTCTACATGGTGCCTAAAAGAACTTGTTCAGATCCTGGAGTGCATGGATCAGCAGAGGCAGATTGTGGTGCCCATTTTCTATGACGTAGATCCCTCCGATGGTCGTGAACTGAAGGGTAGATTTGCAGAAGCTTTGGCCAAACATGAAAGCGATCCCAAATTCGACAACGATGAGGTGAAGAGCTGGAAATCCGGTTTAACCAAAGCCACCAGTTTATCTGGCTGGGTCTCAAAAAATTATGA GGATGATCACAAGCTTATTAAAAGCATTGTAGATGACATCTTAGAGAAGTTGAACCGCATCTCACCAAGTAAAACCGATGGCTTGATTGGAATGGATTTTCACATGAATAAAATTGATTCACTATGGAAGCAGGGGAAGGATGACTGTGGTGTTGTTGGAATTTGGGGTATGGGCGGCCTCGGCAAGTCAACCATAGCAAGAGCTGTTTATGGCAAAATCGGTGCTCAATTTACACACAAGTGCTTTCTTGATAATGTGAAGGAGGGCTTCCTCACAAAGAACAGTGAATTACAATTGGTTGAAGAACTTCTATGTAAAGCTTTGAACAGAAAAGATCGTGGCAATTCAATTGAAAGCCTGAATATGATGAGAGAAAGTCTACGTAGGAAAAAagttcttcttgttcttgatgATGTGGACGATGTGGACCAAATTGTAACCTTGATCGGAATCAGCCCTTCGGATTCATTTAGTGGTGGGAGTAGAATCATTATAACAACTAGAGATAAAAAATTACTAGCCGGGTTTATGATCTACCAGCCAGAGCTGTTCAATCCTGAAGAAGCACTTGAACTCTTTTGCCGGTATGCTTTCAGAACAGTCAAATTTTCTGAGAGGTATGGTGCAATCTCAATACGTGCCGTAAAATATGCCCACGGCCTGCCTCTAGCACTCACAGTCTTGGGAGCTTTGCTTGATAACAGAACCGAACAAGAGTGGGAAAAAGAGTTGAAGAAGATAGACAAAATCCCAATCACATCTCTTGATAGTAAGATTGGGCGTGTGCTTTGGGCAAGCTATGATGGATTACATGAACTGGAGAagaacatatttttagatgtTGCATGTTTCTTTAGAGGAGAGCCCATAGAAATGGTAACATACTTTCTTGAAAGTAGTGAATTCTTCCCCGATATTGGACTTAAAGTGCTGGTGGAGAAATCTCTTCTGACTGTCTCTGATGGTGTTCTAAATATGCATGACTTAATACAAGAAATGGGTAGAAATATCGTCCGCAAAGAATCAATTGAAGAACCAGAGGGACGAAGTAGGTTATGGTATCATGAAGATGTTGTTGAAGTGTTGGCACAAAATACA GGAACATCAGCTGTTGAAGGCATAATCTTAGACTTATCAAAGATCAATGATGAGTTATTCGTGAATACTGAAGCTTTTGTTGGCATGAAGAGACTAAGAATGCTCCAAATTGGCGTAAGAAAGAATTTGTACGAGTATGACAGAAGTACATCTGATGGAGAATGCAAACAACACGTGAGTGGggatataaagtttctttcaaaagagTTGAGAATTCTAATTTGGCGCAGTTGCCCGCTAAAATTTTTACCTTCTAATTTTTCTCCGAAGAATATTATTGTGATCGATATGCAACGTAGTCATATTAAACAACTTTGGGAAGGAATTAAG TCTTTGcaaaatttggtaatcgtGGATTTAAGCAACTCAAAGGATCTAATCAGAACCCCCGACTTCAGCCAGGCAAAAAAGCTTAAGACGCTGAGACTTAAAGGATGTACGAGTTTATTTGAGGTTGACCCATCCCTGTCAGCAGTTGGAAGCCTTGTTATGTTGGACCTATCTGGCTGCTCAAATCTTGTGAGGTTTCCAAGCATATCGGGAAATATGAAGGAGCTAAAATATCTCTTCTTAAATTCAACGGCAATTACAGAAATACCCTCATCCATTAATGATCTTCCGGCACTTTATGAATTCCTACTTTGTGATTGCAGTGAACTTATCAGTCTTCCAAGCATTATCCACATGAAATCTGTCGGAGCACTTCTTCTAAATGGCTGCTCAAAACTTGAGAAGTTTCCTGAGATTTCGGGAGTAATGAGGTCTCTTTGGGAGCTTAAATTAGACGGGTCTGCAATTAAACAACTACCCTCATCTATTAATCATCTCACTCTGCTTTTTAAGCTGAGTATGAGAAACTGCACAAGCCTCGTCTGTCTTCCAGAAGAAATCTGCAATGTCGAATTTCTCGATCTTACTGGGTGCTCAAAGGTGGAAAAGCTGCCCGAGAATCTAGGGAATTCAATGTCGAACCTGTGCGACATCGACGACGGCCGGTTCAACCTTGTCCTGGATGGAAGTGCTATAAAACAACTTCCATTCAGTATCTTGCGCATATACAAAGTATCATGTaaaggatgtaaagaaatGAGTGCGCCCTTTTCCTCATGGCCAACATGGAACCACCAGACTTCTAGCGACAATGTTCTGTATCGGTTTGATTTAAGTGACTGTAATCTTCTGGAATTATCTGACGCCATCGCTCATTTATCTTCATTGAAGGATTTGAATTTATCCGGAAACGACAAGTTGGAAAGTTTACCTGCAACAATGAGTCGCCTGGGTTGTTTGAAAGAGCTCAGGCTGGAAGGTTGCAAGAGATTGAAATCAATACCAGAGCTTTCACCCAGTATCAAATTCATATATGCCAATAACTGCACATCTTTGGTGACAGTTTCTACACCACAGCTTCCGTGTGCTAAAGCCTGCGGtctctttcaattttttaattgCTCCAAGCTGGTGAATACCAATCAATTTATAGAGATTGTGGAAAGTGTTATTGATAATCAG GAATCCTTGGAGGTTAATGATCACGAGTATGGTTATCACTGTATGTATCTTCCTGGAAGTGATATTCCAGATTGGTTCGACCATCAGAGCAGAGGGTCTTCCGTAACTGTGCAGCTACCACCCGATGGGTTTACAAACAAATTTCAGGGGTTGGCTATATGCGCCATCATTAACTTGCGGGATGCTGGAAATAGAGAAATTCTTGAATCTGCTTTATGTTGTGCTATCTTGAAAACAACTGTTGGTCAGACGAGATTCTATTTTCGTTTGTTCCCTGAGCCACATCACAGTCTCGAAACAGACACGCCCCTTGAGTCCGATCATATGTTCCTGGGATGTTATCATTCTTCAATTTATATCGATTCAGGGGGCACCGACGCCACATTTAAAATCGTGACTACTAGTGATCCCAGAGTTGGGCACTCGGACTACTTCATCCCAGGTGATTCAATGACATGGGAAGATTGCATGTGGATCACAAGTTGTGGGGTTCGGTTATTCTTTGGATCAAAAGCGCCATCCTCTCTGCCCATTTGCAATTTGGAAAATAGAGACACATAG
- the LOC126803370 gene encoding 14 kDa proline-rich protein DC2.15 gives MASSSKAVATMAFFLSLNLVFFTTISATHHVPCPPPPKTPTPTAATCPKDTLKLGVCANLLNDLVHLVVGTPPKTPCCSLIEGLVDLEAAVCLCTAIKANIIGINLNVPVSLSLLLNYCGKGVPSGFQCA, from the coding sequence ATGGCTTCTTCTTCTAAGGCAGTGGCAACTATGGCTTTTTTCCTATCCCTCAACCTAGTATTTTTCACAACAATCAGTGCAACTCATCATGTCCCTTGCCCGCCACCACCGAAAACCCCAACCCCAACGGCGGCGACTTGTCCCAAGGACACCCTTAAGCTAGGAGTGTGTGCCAATTTGTTGAATGACTTGGTGCACCTTGTCGTTGGCACTCCACCAAAGACCCCATGCTGCAGCCTCATTGAGGGTCTTGTTGATCTTGAAGCTGCTGTGTGCCTCTGCACTGCTATTAAGGCCAATATTATCGGGATCAATCTGAACGTGCCAGTTTCTTTGAGCTTGCTTCTTAATTACTGTGGGAAGGGCGTCCCGTCTGGTTTCCAATGCGCCTAG